The DNA window tgatcatggccaatgtctttgcgatcggtggacgatgtctctgagatcatagacggcgtctctgtgatcatcgacaaagtctccatgatcgcgggcaatgccgtcaaatcggtgacccccgtctccgccgattctatcgcaaggtctctacaaagcatgggacaatgtctctgatcatggacaacgtctctctcatctttgacaaggtctctgcgatcgtggacaatgtctctgatcgaggacgatgtctccctcatcctcaacaatgtctctccgatcatggaccatgtctctgcgatcgtgaacgatgtcgtggacgaagtggtgacacctggaggaaatcacagagaaatattcgaagaaaaatgatcaatatactactacctattcctcatcaacagtttcaccataaaaacacagagaaatattcaacattacagctgaaccacaacatttaacaaacattagagggctgtttcataaaatgaacatttgactgtcatcacctcctgaagaaccaacaacaagGTCTTTGACTGATCCTCAACAATAACGGttaacactgaacataaacaatgtcagtgctctgtgttgggcagtttatgtaaagctgtgaattacctggaggcctcagtcctggtctcaaagaacttcttcaatGTACGAAGACActctgatcgcggacaatgtctctgcgttcgtggacaatgtctttaaAAGGAAGATGACATCATGGAAGATGTCGTGGATGAAAGGGCTGAcatctggaggaaatcaaagagaaacattcaaaggaaaatgatcaatacactactacctattcctgaccaacagtttaaccatgaaaacacagataaatattcaacattgcaGGCAAAccataacatttaacaaacattagagagCGGTTTCCGAAAATGAACacttgactgtcatcacctgaaaaaccaccaacaacaacaaatatttgggaaaatcATTAGCTATTGagcctggttctgctcaaggtttctgcctcctAAAAGAAAGTTCTTCCTTGTGACTGTCGCCTAGTACTTGCTCAGACTAACCAGTTACCTTACCTCCATAAGGtacccacaactcatgtcagggacgcctcagtcacgaaaacacaaacacactcttacccacgcgataaaaaCGATTGAAAAacagaaggctaatgctaacgctcgccgctaacgcaaatgctaacgctagccgctagccAGTtagctccttagccttaccttggCGTCGCAGGTGTATTGTCCAGCTTCACACgcgttcgacaaaaaagcagctccaaagcttgtttgaGCATCCACGCTTCTTTGGTAATTAACTTTTATTTGGTGATTAACTTCTCACATAGTACTAACAAACCGAAGCAACGATTCAAACGGTGGTTTAAATCTGTTATCCGACTTCACCATTTCTGCGCCTCTCTGCGTCTGCGGCGCCCACAGAAGGTCATGACCGATGACGACACACGCAAACCAACAACGGCAGAAAGAGCGCCCGACTCTGGTTCCGCCTAGCAACTGCATCGAATTGCTCTTACAATACATCCAACAAGGATGTATTATAAGAACTGGATACGGCGCCTGTAATGCCTctaataatacatccatgagTGACAGTGAGTGTTGGATATTTACTGCTATGACTTTTAAATTAGGGGGCACTTTTAAATCGGGGGGCACTGTCCTTTCTTGTCCCTGCGTGGAGCCGGCCCCGGCCTTTATTCATGTAAAAATCAAAACTTGAAACTTGAAAACTGAAaccatttcttcttctctttctcatcacAAGGAAAGTGGTGGGATGACAGCTACATAGGTTTTGTgaacaacacaggacacagcactGCGACATATTGGTTTTGCAAACATTAATGAGGGTGAAATCAgatattttctgaaatgtgGATTTAATTTTTCCGAGTAATTTACAAAATTCACGTGAATATCATTTGATTTCACACATAAGCACTGCCATGCTGCAACATCTCTGGTAAACAGTAGATGGCAGTAATAATATCAACAAGCCTTTGAGAGTCTCTCTTCTAGGAATccaaaagaggaagaaggaggaggaagagacagaagaaggaGGTGAGTGTTTAAAAAAgggtgtgttgctgctgctgtttgagtgTTTAAGACAACTTACAGGACACAGTTTCATAAGGTGTGAGCAGTCTTTCGCAGAGAATTAAACCAGGTTTACTTCCCTGTTCAGGTTTGTACTTGTCATCTAAACTTTGTCATGTTATTTCAGAAAAGTACTATTAAAGTGTTATCTGGCAGTGAGTGAGATCCAGGGCAGCTGTAGACCAGTGAACTAAGCTTGTTTTCTGTTACAGTCACTGAGGCTCAAGTGAATCCATTCTGTGTGCCAActttttttggttaaaatatAGATGAATATCTGCACAATCTATCTGTAAATCAGTGTTGCTGGATTAACTCTTAACCAGTATTTCAGTGGTTGCATTTTACCAGTCAGACTGACCCAGTTTTACTCATGTTTTACTCACAGTGAGGTACGGTGTGGAAATGCAGCGCAACAGCAGTGTGACTGACTTTCAGCAGCTGCGGGAAAGATGGACCACCCTGTTAATCCGCCTTCATGATGACCCAAAGGTAACCCAGAATTGAATCACCTGCATCTGTTTAAAGTCTACCaagtttttctctgtgtgttttctcccagCTAAATGAGAGTTGTCTTTACCAGGTAGCACTGATGATGAATACAAGAATCGGGCAGTACCTCAGCAGCCATCCCTTCTTGGCTCTCACCGTGTTGCTGTTCAGCGTAATGGCTGCACTGCCTATTGGACTCTTCCTGACCTTTGCCCTTGTTACCATTATTATGTCGGTAgtagcttttgttttctttgaggGTAGGTGTGCTCATGCCAGAATTATCCTCTGCATTGTGGGGTTCTGTGATAACTGTCACAGTCACAAACCTGTTCTTTGTCACTGTCTCTTTCAGCCTTCCTTTTGTTTGTGGGAGggttgactctgctgtgtgtgctcTCCGGCCTCGCCTTCTTCTCCCTCATAGTTTCTTGCATCCTTAATGCTTTTTATATCACCATCTCCAACATCCTCAACCACTATTCCCCACGACTGACAAAGGTAATGTACTATAAACTGATTTCTACTTATTGTATATGTAATGTCCGGACATAATCTCCTCTGAAGTGATAAGAAATGTACACTAAGCATAGGCTGGTTTGAGATTCTGATGATATGATAACCTTTAGCAAAAAATATCACGGTTTTGGAACTGTGATTACAGCTCTGAAAtgagttattttgaaatgtctggtaagaaaaaacaacttttttttatattgaacacaatctattttgtttttaaacaacacagaatatttgGAACATTAGTAAACATGTATgttaagttaaaataataaagttgattaaaattaaataaataaatgcagtccCTTTAGTctaaacctgcagctcaacaagcTCAGAACataaataactgaatatttctctgtaataagttaaaaaaaaaatacttgtgCAGTCTCTTTCTTAAGTGAGCctaaacctgcagctgcagctcaacaaTCTCAGGACATAAGTAAATGAAATCTTGAAATCTTTTCTGTAAGAAAAAAACCCGAGTCATTTTAATGTAGGAACAGTACGACAGAAAATATTAGTGGTTTTGGaaccttgactttttcaaactgcagtataCCTTGAAACTGGTTACCAGCCCATGCCTaatgtgcacacattcatattaCATACTGTGACAGAGTTATCAAATGTTAAGAAattcttattattttcttctcttttcctctattCCAACCAGCAAGGGAAAGTCCGGGGGAAGGAGAGTGAGTGTGAAACTTCAAACATGAAGGAAATGCAGtagctctcttcctcttctctcagcTTTCATCTTTGTGTATAATATAGGAGCCTTAAATCAGAACACTAAAGCTTGATGGTTAGGATTCACAGATGCCTGAAAGTATGACTGCTGGAGTCTGGGATCTGCTTTTGTAAAAGATTTTCTAAGCACAAAGACTCTGTGAtggttactgtatgtgtaaagCCTGAATATTGTTACTGaacatttttctaaaataaagaAAGTGTTGTTCTCTTTATATAAAGTGCAATAGTTATATAGTGTCTACAACAGCCAAGGGCCACCCTAATTAGCTAAATACAGAGGACTTGTTATTAGTCTAATCTGTACATATTCTAACTGCACATCTTGAAATGGCAGCTCCTTTCAAGTATgagtgaaaaagaggaaaatattgaCCTGCTACTCCCATTATTTATCATGGTTTTTGGTCTGAAAATGCCTTTGTATTGTTATGTATGTTTGCAAATATTTGATGTTCACACCcttaaaggaaatgaaaatgcacTACATGTGTTACATGTGTTACATGTCTATGTTTGCTGTTACCTGTAAAAGAGTGCACTATTTCGCATTTGAAATACAGCTTTGAATAAAAGCTCATCATAATGAACATTTGATCTGGTCTTCTGTccaaaaaaagagatggagaagattccctcaaaactaaaacatatttGAGTGGGTCTTTTTGTATATGCAAAGGAATGTGTGCACttaattttattaaatgtacatGTTGCTACTCTGATGTTGTTGAGTATTGTGAATGTTTGGAAATGCTGAAAACTTAAAACATCTGAAGGGAACCTTGAAGACTGTAGAATAAAAATGCCctgaataataatttgtgtcCAGTGTTTTCAAGGGTTAAACTTATCATAAATTAGTAGAACGTCTACTCCTTCCCTGCCATTTTAGATACTTGAGATTTAAggtgaacacagagaaactttccaCCTTCAGCAGATCAGTGTGAAAATAGCCTTCTTTACCATAGCAACCAAGGTTGCAGTCCCCTGTGAAATAGCCATAACACCACTCAGGGTCAGGATTTACACACATCTTCTCTGAAGTAGGACAGAAGTGTCAGGGAATACATGTGACCTAGGTAAACATGATTTTTTGGTTAGAAACAGGTACCCAATAGAGACATCACACGTGTATAGATGTGATGTGATTCCATGATTAATAACCCTATTTGTACATGCAGTAGCATGATGTAATTATAGGGTTAAAAGCAGCCACCAGGAAGGGATCCTTCAGAATAAAATGGCCTTGCACACTTTATGgtgttatttcttttctccttgATGCATCATGCATCAATAAATACTTCTGC is part of the Lates calcarifer isolate ASB-BC8 unplaced genomic scaffold, TLL_Latcal_v3 _unitig_389_quiver_2789, whole genome shotgun sequence genome and encodes:
- the LOC108894873 gene encoding lipid droplet assembly factor 1, translating into MQRNSSVTDFQQLRERWTTLLIRLHDDPKVALMMNTRIGQYLSSHPFLALTVLLFSVMAALPIGLFLTFALVTIIMSVVAFVFFEAFLLFVGGLTLLCVLSGLAFFSLIVSCILNAFYITISNILNHYSPRLTKQGKVRGKESECETSNMKEMQ